The following are from one region of the Vulpes vulpes isolate BD-2025 chromosome 14, VulVul3, whole genome shotgun sequence genome:
- the DCAF16 gene encoding DDB1- and CUL4-associated factor 16 has translation MGPRNPSPDPISESESEEEENANYLNESSGQEWDSSEEEDPVVPNLTPLESLAWQVKCLLKYSTTWKPLNPNSWLYHAKLLDPSTPVHILREIGLRLSHCSHCVPKLEPIPEWPPLASCGVPPFQKPLKNASRLSRDHATLNGALQLATKQLSRTLSRATPIPEYLKQIPNSCVSGCCCGWLTKTVKETTRTEPINTTYSYTDFQKAVNRLLTASL, from the coding sequence ATGGGTCCCAGAAATCCCTCTCCTGACCCCATATCAGAATCAGAAAGTGAGGAAGAAGAAAACGCTAACTACCTAAATGAGAGTTCTGGGCAAGAGTGGGATTCCTCTGAAGAAGAAGACCCTGTGGTGCCCAACCTAACACCCCTTGAGAGTCTTGCTTGGCAGGTTaagtgccttttaaaatattctacaaCTTGGAAACCTTTAAATCCTAATTCCTGGTTATATCATGCTAAACTCTTGGATCCAAGCACACCAGTCCATATACTTCGAGAGATAGGCCTAAGACTCTCCCATTGCTCCCATTGTGTACCCAAACTGGAACCAATTCCTGAGTGGCCTCCTCTGGCTTCTTGTGGAGTACCCCCTTTTCAGAAGCCCCTTAAAAATGCCAGCCGGCTGTCTAGAGATCATGCCACTCTAAATGGAGCACTACAGCTTGCCACCAAACAGTTAAGCCGAACGTTGAGTAGAGCCACTCCCATACCTGAATACCTAAAACAGATCCCTAATTCATGTGTTTCTGGTTGTTGCTGTGGCTGGTTAACTAAAACAGTTAAGGAAACAACCCGCACTGAACCCATCAACACGACTTACTCATACACTGACTTCCAAAAGGCAGTTAACAGACTCCTAACTGCATCACTATAA